A genomic region of Antennarius striatus isolate MH-2024 chromosome 2, ASM4005453v1, whole genome shotgun sequence contains the following coding sequences:
- the LOC137602102 gene encoding P2X purinoceptor 7-like: MPTEAENICCLEIPQVRSRLQEVDEVLCMTQHPGFHPVCLNVYTLQMAGHVLRAEYGPPRLKRKHRWCRHLAYRTFAGWCWGYLGRRIRVIIPACVVLCIRRKFPEDEVHYAGFRLSLN; the protein is encoded by the exons atgcccacagaagcagaaaatatctgctgtttggagataccacag gttaggagccgtcttcAGGAAGTTGATGAGGTTctgtgcatgactcaacatcctgggttccaccctgtgtgcctaaacgtgtacaccctacaaatggccggtcacgtactgagggctgaGTATGGCCCTCCACGTCTGAAACGAAAACaccg atggtgcagacatctggcctatcgcacctttgctggctggtgctggggctacttagggcGCAGAATCCGGGTCatcattccagcctgtgtggtcctttgCATACGCCGGAAGTTTCCTGAGGACGAAGtccactacgctggatttagactgagtctCAATTGA